The Proteiniphilum propionicum genome contains the following window.
CATTTAGACATGAAAGTGAATTACAATAAATAAAAGCACTCTATTGACAAGCAGGTGCTTACAAACGGTGCAGGCAGTTTAAAAATCAGAGATGAAGGCCGGTTAAAGAGGCGTTAAAGCGACTTCAGCTGACTTATTGCCTCCTCCGGATTATCAGAAGAAAAGATAAAGCTCCCGGCTACAAGTACATCGGCGCCGGCATCCACAAGCCTCTTCCCAGTCTCAAGATTGACTCCGCCATCAACCTCGATAAGAGTGGCGGTGCCCATTTTTTGAATCATATTTTTTAACTGGTCAACCTTTTTTAAGGAGTGTTCAATAAATTGCTGGCCACCAAATCCGGGGTTTACCGACATCAGCAACACCATGTCAAGGTCGGGAAGTATATTTTCAAGTAAAGATACCGGAGTATGCGGGTTTAGAGTAACGGCTGGTTTCATTCCTTTAGCCCTGATACTCTGTATAACCCGGTGAAGATGGGGGCAGGTTTCGTAGTGAACATTCATGTAAGCAGTTCCTGCAGCTGCAATCTCATTGGTGAATTTCTCTGGCTGCACAATCATCAAATGCGCATCCAATGGTTTATCAGTGATTTTTCGCAAGAGATTGATAACGGGAAAACCGAAAGAGATATTGGGAACGAAAACACCGTCCATAATATCAAGGTGAATCCAGTCTGCCTCGCTACGGTTCAGCATTTCAATATCTTTTTTCAGATTAAGAAAATTAGCCGCCAAAAGAGACGGTGCTACCATTGTGCTCATATGCTATAAAAAATTATTTTTTTGAAATTCAAAGATAGGAAAAATCTTTATTCCGGTAAAATGGAGTCTCTACTTTAAAGGGCGCATTCATTCAGTTTTCATCATGTGTCTTGACCTGCAGTCCCCGATATTTTTCCACCTTAAGGCTTCTGGCAAATTGCCTTAAAAAGGACAATGTGAGTTCTGAAGGCTCATTGCCGGGAGTATCCCCGGCAATTAATTCAAATTTATTATTATGATACTTACCCATATCAGGTTATTATTATATGTCTTATATTAGGCTGTATGAGATAATATTTAATTCTTGCGAAGCTTAAAATATATGATTTAAACGAATAATATTCTTGATTATTGCAACCGTGCAAAAAAATTAGCAAGTTCCTTCTTTGTCTGGACTTTTTACATATCTTTGCTACTGTCTAACTATAAAAAGATATAAGATGAAAAAAGTAATTTTACTGTTTTTAGCAGCGGGCGTTTTTCTGTCATGCCAAAACAACGCCAAATACAAAATAAAAGGTACTGTTGCTGATGTGGCTTACGAAGGGACAAATGTCTATTTGCAAAAAATGGCAGATGATACTATGATCATAACTGATAGCGGAATAGTTCAAAACGGAAAGTTTTCCTTTTCGGGAATCGTTGATGTTCAGGAGCTTCGTTTTATTATACTTGATGAATCAGTTGATCCGCAGAAGGCAAGCGGAATACCGATATTGGTTGAACCGGGTAAGCTGGATGTAAGGTTCGATTCCGTGATTATTGTAAAGGGAACTAAAATAAATAGTGCCTATACTGATTACAGGCTGAAACAGAATATTCTGAGGAAAGAAATAAAAAGTCTGATAGAGCAATATAACAGTACAAAGGCTGCCGGGGAGATGACCGACTCTCTGGAGGCTGAAATTAATAAAGCATACGATAATATTGAAGGTCAATTGGCTGATTTGACTTTCACCATTATAAAAGATAATATCAAGAACGAGCTTGGAGAATATATTTTTCTGAACTCTTCTTCAATGTTTGAGCCTGAACAGCAGAAAGAGATCCTTTCATTGGCAGATGATGACTTTAAGGGTAAAGAGAAAATTAAAAAAATAATGAAGCATCTGGAAAATGTTGAAAATGTAGCTGTAGGGAAAAAATTTGTTGATTTTACGTTGAAGAGTAGTTCAGGAGATGATGTCTCACTTTCTGATTATGCAGGAAAGAGGAAATATGTGTTAGTGGATTTTTGGGCCTCTTGGTGCGGCCCTTGTCGCAATGAAATGCCTAACGTGGTAGCCGCTTATGATAAATATAAGGAAAAAGGTTTTGAAGTTATAGGTGTATCTTTTGACAAAAATCATGCTGACTGGATTCAGGGGATAAAGGATTTGAATATGACCTGGCCGCAGATGTCCGACTTGCAATATTGGGACAGCCCATTGGTTGATATGTATGCTATTAATGGTATTCCTCATACTGTACTTTTGGATAAAGAGGGGATCATCATAGAAAAGAATTTGAGAGGTAACGAGTTGTTTGATAAGCTGGCTGAGTTGATGCCTTAGTTGACTAGCTGAAGACTGTCTGCGTAGTACAATTTCTGAGGCTGTGAGATAATTGGCATCTCAATTTTTTTGCTGGTTATTTCCTTTTTCATGCCTTTCTACCTTGGCAGAGGCTTATTTCTTGTTAAATTCTTTCAAAGTTGTGCAAATTCTTTTTGCGAATTCGGAATAACTGTTTTCAATATAAATTTTATGTCTATTTTTGCAGAAAAGAGGTTCACATGAAACACTGTAGAGAGTTGCTTTTCTTGCTGTTTCTGAGCTTGCCTGTTTCACTCTTCAATGTAAATAAGATATTCGCTCAAAACAGTAAATTCACAGTTGTTATAGATCCCGGCCATGGGGGAAAGGATCCGGGTGCTGTAGGGCAGAGTTCAAAAGAGAAGGATATTGTCCTTTCGGTAGGACTGAAATTGGGTAAACTCATTAAGAGCAATCACCCCGATGTTAATGTTATATATACACGAAGCAGCGACCGTTTTGTGGCACTAAATAAAAGGGCGGAGATAGCTAACAAGGCCCGTGCCGATCTGTTTATTTCTCTTCATTGCAATGCTCTCGAAAGAAAAAGGACATCGCCTGAAGGTGTGGAGAC
Protein-coding sequences here:
- the rpe gene encoding ribulose-phosphate 3-epimerase; translation: MSTMVAPSLLAANFLNLKKDIEMLNRSEADWIHLDIMDGVFVPNISFGFPVINLLRKITDKPLDAHLMIVQPEKFTNEIAAAGTAYMNVHYETCPHLHRVIQSIRAKGMKPAVTLNPHTPVSLLENILPDLDMVLLMSVNPGFGGQQFIEHSLKKVDQLKNMIQKMGTATLIEVDGGVNLETGKRLVDAGADVLVAGSFIFSSDNPEEAISQLKSL
- a CDS encoding TlpA disulfide reductase family protein; this translates as MKKVILLFLAAGVFLSCQNNAKYKIKGTVADVAYEGTNVYLQKMADDTMIITDSGIVQNGKFSFSGIVDVQELRFIILDESVDPQKASGIPILVEPGKLDVRFDSVIIVKGTKINSAYTDYRLKQNILRKEIKSLIEQYNSTKAAGEMTDSLEAEINKAYDNIEGQLADLTFTIIKDNIKNELGEYIFLNSSSMFEPEQQKEILSLADDDFKGKEKIKKIMKHLENVENVAVGKKFVDFTLKSSSGDDVSLSDYAGKRKYVLVDFWASWCGPCRNEMPNVVAAYDKYKEKGFEVIGVSFDKNHADWIQGIKDLNMTWPQMSDLQYWDSPLVDMYAINGIPHTVLLDKEGIIIEKNLRGNELFDKLAELMP